In a single window of the Zea mays cultivar B73 chromosome 5, Zm-B73-REFERENCE-NAM-5.0, whole genome shotgun sequence genome:
- the LOC100279995 gene encoding putative RING zinc finger domain superfamily protein isoform X1: protein MTSDDEEACDYFYDDDDDAEEDAAAGLEEDSSLPTPEGRADYWKQDLSTVMNLLNINQHQARALLIHHRWSMDGIYDSLDMGRERMLRNSGIVLQEVNSIAAAGSMTPWRTVTCKVCFEDFSMDAVSTMDCGHCFCNDCWTEYFHAAVESGKKQIRCMEVKCSAFCDEDLVRFLLVQKYPDMAKNFNRFLLGSYLEDNASVKWCPSTPNCGHAIRVGTDERCCEVECPCGLSFCFNCMGHAHSPCPCTIWEKWNASRSEGENIKWILANTKSCPKCFKAIEKNGGCNLVRCKCGQCMCWLCGGGTGQDHTWNSITGHSCNRYEEEICVETVHTGRQQMQRYKHYHDRFKIHGDSSYGVEKQKLGAAIEERVRLLESDRERPLAIRDGDWLTRAHRRLLVSRQVLSRSYVFAYYMFGGHELRTRPAERANLGVARNLFEHQQEQLERHVEHLSRSLAESADLAGAPDAEIVKQKQTAITLTKTVERLCGEMYKCIQDELLTLLVEPMSIAAYRPDGPDRAKPAI, encoded by the exons ATGACGAGCGACGACGAGGAGGCGTGCGACTACTtctacgacgacgacgacgacgccgaggAAGACGCCGCCGCCGGACTGGAGGAGGACTCTTCGCTTCCAACGCCGGAGGGCCGCGCGGACTACTGG AAACAAGATCTGTCTACGGTGATGAACTTGCTCAATATAAATCAACATCAAGCACGAGCCCTCCTCATTCACCACCGATGGAGTATGGATGGCATCTATGATTCTCTAGACATGGGGCGAGAACGCATGCTCAGAAATTCAGGGATCGTGCTGCAGGAGGTCAACAGCATTGCAGCAGCTGGCTCAATGACACCATGGAGAACAGTGACCTGCAAAGTGTGTTTTGAGGACTTCTCCATGGATGCTGTTTCGACCATGGACTGTGGGCACTGCTTCTGCAATGACT GTTGGACGGAGTATTTCCACGCTGCGGTAGAGAGCGGGAAAAAGCAAATTCGGTGCATGGAGGTCAAGTGCTCGGCTTTCTGCGATGAGGACCTCGTGCGGTTTCTCCTTGTCCAAAAGTATCCAGACATGGCCAAGAACTTCAATCGCTTCCTGCTTGGGTCCTACCTTGAGGACAATGCCTCTGTGAAGTGGTGCCCTAGCACCCCGAACTGTGGCCATGCCATTCGCGTGGGCACTGATGAGCGCTGCTGTGAGGTGGAATGCCCCTGCGGCTTAAGCTTCTGCTTTAACTGCATGGGGCATGCGCACTCGCCTTGCCCGTGCACCATATGGGAGAAATGGAATGCCAGCCGGTCCGAGGGAGAGAACATCAAGTGGATCCTCGCTAACACCAAGAGCTGCCCCAAATGCTTCAAGGCCATCGAGAAGAACGGCGGCTGCAACCTTGTCCGCTGCAAGTGCGGACAGTGTATGTG TTGGCTCTGCGGCGGAGGTACCGGCCAAGATCACACGTGGAACAGCATTACCGGCCACAGCTGCAACCGCTACGAGGAGGAGATCTGTGTAGAGACCGTGCACACCGGCAGGCAGCAGATGCAGCGGTACAAGCACTACCACGACCGGTTCAAGATCCACGGCGACTCGTCGTACGGCGTGGAGAAGCAGAAGCTTGGGGCGGCCATCGAGGAGCGGGTGCGGCTTCTTGAGTCGGACCGCGAGCGCCCGCTCGCCATCCGCGACGGCGACTGGCTGACCCGGGCGCACCGGCGGCTGCTGGTTTCTCGGCAGGTGCTGTCGCGGTCGTACGTGTTCGCATACTACATGTTCGGCGGCCACGAGCTGCGGACGCGCCCGGCCGAGCGGGCGAACCTGGGCGTGGCGCGTAACCTGTTCGAGCACCAGCAGGAGCAGCTGGAGCGGCACGTAGAGCACCTGTCCAGGTCGCTCGCGGAGTCGGCCGACCTGGCGGGGGCTCCGGACGCGGAGATCGTGAAGCAGAAGCAGACGGCGATCACGCTCACCAAGACCGTGGAGCGGCTGTGCGGGGAGATGTACAAGTGCATCCAGGACGAGCTGCTGACGCTGCTCGTGGAGCCCATGAGCATCGCGGCGTACAGGCCGGACGGCCCCGACAGAGCGAAGCCCGCGATCTGA
- the LOC100279995 gene encoding putative RING zinc finger domain superfamily protein, whose protein sequence is MTSDDEEACDYFYDDDDDAEEDAAAGLEEDSSLPTPEGRADYWAITQDTVFAAQKQDLSTVMNLLNINQHQARALLIHHRWSMDGIYDSLDMGRERMLRNSGIVLQEVNSIAAAGSMTPWRTVTCKVCFEDFSMDAVSTMDCGHCFCNDCWTEYFHAAVESGKKQIRCMEVKCSAFCDEDLVRFLLVQKYPDMAKNFNRFLLGSYLEDNASVKWCPSTPNCGHAIRVGTDERCCEVECPCGLSFCFNCMGHAHSPCPCTIWEKWNASRSEGENIKWILANTKSCPKCFKAIEKNGGCNLVRCKCGQCMCWLCGGGTGQDHTWNSITGHSCNRYEEEICVETVHTGRQQMQRYKHYHDRFKIHGDSSYGVEKQKLGAAIEERVRLLESDRERPLAIRDGDWLTRAHRRLLVSRQVLSRSYVFAYYMFGGHELRTRPAERANLGVARNLFEHQQEQLERHVEHLSRSLAESADLAGAPDAEIVKQKQTAITLTKTVERLCGEMYKCIQDELLTLLVEPMSIAAYRPDGPDRAKPAI, encoded by the exons ATGACGAGCGACGACGAGGAGGCGTGCGACTACTtctacgacgacgacgacgacgccgaggAAGACGCCGCCGCCGGACTGGAGGAGGACTCTTCGCTTCCAACGCCGGAGGGCCGCGCGGACTACTGG GCTATCACACAAGATACCGTTTTCGCTGCACAG AAACAAGATCTGTCTACGGTGATGAACTTGCTCAATATAAATCAACATCAAGCACGAGCCCTCCTCATTCACCACCGATGGAGTATGGATGGCATCTATGATTCTCTAGACATGGGGCGAGAACGCATGCTCAGAAATTCAGGGATCGTGCTGCAGGAGGTCAACAGCATTGCAGCAGCTGGCTCAATGACACCATGGAGAACAGTGACCTGCAAAGTGTGTTTTGAGGACTTCTCCATGGATGCTGTTTCGACCATGGACTGTGGGCACTGCTTCTGCAATGACT GTTGGACGGAGTATTTCCACGCTGCGGTAGAGAGCGGGAAAAAGCAAATTCGGTGCATGGAGGTCAAGTGCTCGGCTTTCTGCGATGAGGACCTCGTGCGGTTTCTCCTTGTCCAAAAGTATCCAGACATGGCCAAGAACTTCAATCGCTTCCTGCTTGGGTCCTACCTTGAGGACAATGCCTCTGTGAAGTGGTGCCCTAGCACCCCGAACTGTGGCCATGCCATTCGCGTGGGCACTGATGAGCGCTGCTGTGAGGTGGAATGCCCCTGCGGCTTAAGCTTCTGCTTTAACTGCATGGGGCATGCGCACTCGCCTTGCCCGTGCACCATATGGGAGAAATGGAATGCCAGCCGGTCCGAGGGAGAGAACATCAAGTGGATCCTCGCTAACACCAAGAGCTGCCCCAAATGCTTCAAGGCCATCGAGAAGAACGGCGGCTGCAACCTTGTCCGCTGCAAGTGCGGACAGTGTATGTG TTGGCTCTGCGGCGGAGGTACCGGCCAAGATCACACGTGGAACAGCATTACCGGCCACAGCTGCAACCGCTACGAGGAGGAGATCTGTGTAGAGACCGTGCACACCGGCAGGCAGCAGATGCAGCGGTACAAGCACTACCACGACCGGTTCAAGATCCACGGCGACTCGTCGTACGGCGTGGAGAAGCAGAAGCTTGGGGCGGCCATCGAGGAGCGGGTGCGGCTTCTTGAGTCGGACCGCGAGCGCCCGCTCGCCATCCGCGACGGCGACTGGCTGACCCGGGCGCACCGGCGGCTGCTGGTTTCTCGGCAGGTGCTGTCGCGGTCGTACGTGTTCGCATACTACATGTTCGGCGGCCACGAGCTGCGGACGCGCCCGGCCGAGCGGGCGAACCTGGGCGTGGCGCGTAACCTGTTCGAGCACCAGCAGGAGCAGCTGGAGCGGCACGTAGAGCACCTGTCCAGGTCGCTCGCGGAGTCGGCCGACCTGGCGGGGGCTCCGGACGCGGAGATCGTGAAGCAGAAGCAGACGGCGATCACGCTCACCAAGACCGTGGAGCGGCTGTGCGGGGAGATGTACAAGTGCATCCAGGACGAGCTGCTGACGCTGCTCGTGGAGCCCATGAGCATCGCGGCGTACAGGCCGGACGGCCCCGACAGAGCGAAGCCCGCGATCTGA